In a genomic window of Gloeocapsopsis dulcis:
- a CDS encoding response regulator has product MNSLSTEIVTPVDCILVVDDLPDNYVLLQTVLEGEGYQVEVADSGYAALERIASHPPDLVLLDVMMPEMNGFEVTRRIRQNPSLPFIPILLVTGYSEPTPTDGFDAGADGFIRKPINFDDLLNRVRTILQPQQAIDS; this is encoded by the coding sequence ATGAACAGTTTGTCCACCGAAATCGTTACTCCAGTTGATTGCATTCTGGTCGTTGATGACCTGCCTGATAACTATGTACTGCTGCAAACAGTTTTGGAAGGTGAAGGATATCAGGTTGAGGTTGCCGATAGTGGTTATGCTGCACTAGAAAGGATTGCATCCCATCCACCAGATCTGGTACTGCTGGACGTGATGATGCCGGAGATGAACGGGTTTGAAGTCACTCGTCGCATTCGGCAAAACCCATCTCTCCCGTTTATTCCCATCCTCTTAGTGACGGGCTACAGTGAACCTACGCCTACGGATGGATTTGATGCCGGCGCTGATGGTTTCATTCGCAAACCGATTAATTTTGATGACTTGCTAAACCGAGTCCGAACGATTCTACAGCCTCAGCAGGCGATCGACTCGTAG
- a CDS encoding ATP-binding protein, whose product MNIEELIPDGGQMGAAIRAFDWSTTPVGEIETWPQSLITAVRIMLGSRYPMFVWWGRSLTKFYNDAYIPVLGKRHPQALGQSAAKVWEEIWDTLGPQTEMVLNQGQSTWNEQRLLVMERNGYAEETYFTFSYSPAASDDGGIGGVFCACTEDTRQVLSDRRLRTLRELAAATADAKTVENACKTLARSLEKNPYDVPFALLYLLDNAQEHADLVGATGISVGTSASPVQITLKQSNAWLLQTTLTSGKPQLINQFPAAWGTLPSGVWAEPTTQAIVLPLAASGQAQLVGFLIVGISPRREFDDDYRGFFDLMVGQMTTAIANAQAYEQERKRAEALAEIDRAKTAFFSNVSHEFRTPLTLMLSPLEELSNSLNERLQPDEREQLQLMQRNGLRLQKLVNTLLDFSRIEAGRVEVFYEPIDLATYTAELASTFRSLIERAKMALAIDCPPILEPVYVDRDMWEKIVLNLISNAFKFTFTGIITVRLQSMGDTVELSVKDTGVGIPAAELPRLFERFHRVSGTRSRTYEGSGIGLALVQELVKLHQGAIEVASVEGTGTCFTVSIPTGTAHLPQNRIGTTRTLTSTALGANSYLEEALRWLPESQQNVNALRGGELCSPPFRNNSFSSARVLLADDNADMRDYVRRLLSQQYEVEAVSDGFAALSAVRQQVPDLILTDVMMPNLDGFGLLQAIRSDPQTREVPIILLSARAGEESRIEGLAAGADDYLIKPFSARELLARVEASLKLAQLRREASQTLERSEERYRAFVQQSSEGIWRFEVEFPIPIDCPEDEQIQHFCQHAYLAECNQVVAQMYGASSPQDLLGTKLTDFFVPSDPLNLGYLRAFIRAGYRLIDAESYEVDRQGNSKIFLNNLIGIVEDGKLVRAWGTQRDITDRKQAQEALRERENLLSGIVGSITDALMVIDKDWHYTFASEEFLRRTGMSLSNIIGNNIWEQFPDAVGNEAYRQLHRAMAERVSVEYEVFYESLQSWFSDKAYPTADGGLAVYSRDITDRKQAELEREALLARERQYLDQLQGLTTAALAINSALSMEEVLQVITDQAASIISTHQSVTSMTNDQNWSQAITAVHLSDKYAAWRDYDESTDGSGIYACVCQLNRPMRMTQAELEAHPRWKGFGKEADRHPPLRGWLAAPLVGRNGQNIGLIQLSDKYEGKFTETDESILVQLAQMASVAIENTRLYEAEQQARSTAETAREEADRANRIKDEFLAVLSHELRSPLNPILGWTRLLQNGKLDETRQREALATIERNAKLQTQLIEDLLDISRIIQGKLSLTVAPVSLTFVITAAVETVRLAAEAKNIQILLDLNTAIAPVSGDAARLQQVVWNLLANAVKFTPNGGQVTVELRQTNQLAQIRVMDTGKGINPQFLPHVFEYFRQEDGSTTRKFGGLGLGLAIVRQVVEMHGGTVWAESEGENRGATFTVELPLSPQAPSNESGPNRDSVTTEAPLSNLQILLVDDETDTREFQAFLLEQSGASVTAVASGFEALQALDRFTPDVLVSDVGMSEMDGYMLMQQIRSRPPDKGGMIPAIALTAYARDFDQQQALQAGFQRHITKPIEPDKLILEVAMLIQRSTND is encoded by the coding sequence ATGAACATTGAAGAATTGATTCCAGATGGCGGACAAATGGGAGCGGCAATTCGTGCCTTTGATTGGTCTACAACTCCGGTGGGCGAGATTGAAACCTGGCCACAAAGTTTGATAACCGCCGTTCGCATTATGCTTGGCTCTCGCTACCCGATGTTTGTTTGGTGGGGGCGATCTCTGACCAAGTTTTATAACGATGCTTACATTCCAGTCCTCGGTAAGCGGCACCCACAAGCGTTAGGGCAGTCAGCCGCAAAAGTTTGGGAAGAAATTTGGGATACCCTGGGTCCTCAAACGGAAATGGTGCTAAATCAAGGACAATCGACGTGGAACGAACAACGGCTTCTCGTGATGGAGCGCAACGGTTATGCCGAAGAGACCTATTTCACGTTTTCGTACAGTCCCGCTGCTAGCGATGATGGTGGAATTGGTGGGGTGTTTTGTGCTTGCACCGAAGATACGCGACAAGTCTTGAGCGATCGCCGCTTACGTACCTTACGCGAATTAGCCGCAGCCACCGCAGATGCCAAAACTGTCGAAAATGCTTGCAAAACCTTAGCTCGAAGCTTGGAAAAAAATCCTTATGATGTGCCGTTTGCGCTGCTGTATCTGCTCGACAATGCTCAGGAACACGCTGATTTGGTTGGGGCAACTGGAATCAGTGTCGGCACATCTGCCAGTCCGGTACAAATTACCCTCAAACAATCTAACGCTTGGTTGCTACAAACGACGCTGACGAGCGGTAAGCCTCAGTTGATTAACCAATTTCCGGCTGCATGGGGGACACTTCCAAGCGGAGTTTGGGCAGAGCCAACAACCCAAGCGATCGTGCTACCCTTAGCCGCTTCTGGGCAAGCACAACTGGTTGGATTTTTAATCGTAGGAATCAGCCCTAGACGCGAATTTGATGACGATTATCGAGGTTTTTTTGACCTAATGGTGGGACAAATGACGACCGCGATCGCGAACGCCCAGGCGTATGAACAAGAACGCAAACGAGCCGAAGCACTGGCGGAGATTGATCGGGCTAAAACCGCCTTTTTCAGTAATGTTAGCCATGAATTTCGCACACCATTAACGTTGATGCTGAGTCCGTTGGAGGAACTGTCGAATTCATTGAACGAACGCTTGCAACCGGATGAGCGAGAACAGCTACAACTGATGCAACGTAACGGATTGCGCCTACAAAAGCTCGTCAATACCCTGCTCGACTTTTCCCGCATTGAAGCCGGACGGGTGGAGGTATTCTATGAACCGATCGATTTAGCCACTTATACAGCAGAACTCGCCAGCACGTTTCGATCGCTGATTGAGCGGGCTAAAATGGCTCTTGCGATTGACTGTCCACCCATACTCGAACCTGTGTATGTCGATCGCGATATGTGGGAAAAAATTGTGCTCAATCTGATTTCAAATGCGTTTAAGTTTACATTTACTGGAATTATCACCGTTCGATTGCAATCGATGGGTGATACCGTGGAATTAAGCGTTAAAGATACAGGGGTTGGCATTCCCGCAGCGGAATTACCTCGATTATTTGAACGATTTCATCGCGTGAGTGGAACGCGATCGCGCACCTATGAAGGTTCAGGCATTGGGCTGGCTCTGGTGCAAGAGTTGGTCAAGCTGCATCAAGGCGCGATCGAGGTTGCCAGCGTGGAGGGAACAGGCACTTGCTTCACTGTCTCTATTCCTACGGGGACGGCTCATTTGCCCCAAAACCGGATTGGTACCACTCGCACCTTAACTTCAACGGCACTGGGCGCGAACTCCTACCTGGAAGAAGCCCTCCGTTGGCTCCCAGAAAGTCAACAAAACGTAAATGCATTAAGGGGTGGAGAACTTTGCTCTCCACCCTTCCGAAATAATTCTTTTTCCTCTGCCAGGGTTCTTTTGGCAGACGACAACGCAGATATGCGCGATTACGTCAGGCGGTTGCTCAGTCAGCAGTATGAAGTAGAAGCTGTGTCGGATGGTTTTGCGGCTCTGTCTGCTGTCCGTCAGCAGGTTCCCGATTTGATCTTGACGGATGTGATGATGCCCAACCTCGATGGGTTTGGCTTATTGCAAGCAATTCGATCCGATCCCCAAACCAGGGAAGTGCCGATTATTCTGCTGTCGGCACGAGCAGGGGAAGAATCTCGGATTGAGGGATTGGCAGCGGGAGCCGATGATTATCTGATCAAACCCTTCTCTGCGCGTGAGCTATTAGCACGAGTGGAGGCAAGTCTGAAGCTGGCTCAACTGCGGCGAGAGGCATCCCAAACTTTAGAACGCAGTGAAGAACGCTATCGGGCGTTTGTGCAGCAGAGTTCAGAAGGAATTTGGCGCTTTGAAGTTGAGTTTCCTATACCTATTGACTGCCCCGAAGACGAGCAGATTCAACATTTCTGTCAACATGCTTACCTAGCAGAGTGCAACCAGGTGGTGGCACAAATGTACGGAGCTTCCTCTCCTCAAGATCTGCTTGGGACAAAGCTAACTGATTTCTTCGTGCCATCCGACCCGCTTAACCTGGGATATTTACGTGCCTTTATTCGCGCTGGCTATCGGCTGATTGATGCCGAGTCCTATGAGGTCGATCGACAAGGGAACTCAAAGATTTTTTTGAATAACCTGATTGGGATTGTTGAAGACGGAAAGCTGGTACGGGCTTGGGGCACTCAGCGAGACATCACCGATCGCAAACAGGCGCAAGAGGCATTACGCGAACGCGAAAATCTGCTCAGCGGCATCGTCGGCAGTATCACCGATGCGCTTATGGTCATCGATAAGGATTGGCATTACACCTTTGCGAGTGAGGAATTTTTGCGCCGAACCGGAATGAGTCTGTCTAATATAATTGGGAACAACATCTGGGAACAGTTCCCAGATGCCGTCGGCAATGAAGCATACAGGCAACTGCACCGCGCAATGGCTGAGCGCGTTAGCGTCGAGTATGAGGTTTTCTACGAGTCGTTGCAAAGCTGGTTCAGCGACAAGGCTTATCCCACTGCTGACGGCGGGTTGGCAGTTTATTCACGCGACATTACTGATCGCAAACAAGCCGAACTCGAACGAGAAGCTTTACTTGCACGTGAACGCCAATACCTGGACCAATTGCAGGGATTGACCACAGCAGCACTGGCAATCAATTCTGCTCTTTCAATGGAAGAAGTTTTGCAAGTTATTACCGATCAAGCCGCGTCAATTATTAGTACTCACCAGTCTGTCACCAGCATGACCAATGACCAAAACTGGTCACAGGCAATCACTGCTGTTCACCTGTCAGATAAGTATGCGGCTTGGCGAGACTACGATGAATCGACCGATGGGTCAGGCATCTATGCTTGCGTGTGTCAACTGAATCGCCCTATGCGAATGACCCAAGCCGAACTAGAAGCACACCCACGCTGGAAAGGGTTTGGCAAAGAAGCGGACAGGCATCCACCGTTGCGAGGCTGGTTAGCCGCCCCTTTAGTTGGACGAAACGGACAGAACATAGGCTTGATTCAGCTTTCGGACAAATACGAAGGGAAATTTACGGAAACGGATGAATCGATTCTGGTGCAGCTCGCGCAAATGGCATCGGTTGCCATTGAGAACACACGGCTATACGAAGCCGAACAGCAAGCGAGATCGACCGCAGAAACCGCACGAGAAGAAGCGGATCGCGCTAACCGGATCAAAGATGAGTTTCTGGCGGTGCTATCCCATGAGTTGCGATCGCCCCTCAACCCGATTCTGGGCTGGACGCGCTTACTACAGAACGGCAAACTTGATGAAACTCGTCAACGCGAAGCACTAGCAACGATCGAGCGCAATGCCAAATTACAGACGCAACTAATTGAAGATCTACTCGACATTTCCCGCATCATACAGGGCAAGTTGAGCTTAACGGTGGCTCCTGTTAGTTTGACGTTTGTGATTACGGCAGCAGTCGAAACCGTGCGGTTGGCAGCAGAAGCAAAGAATATTCAAATCTTGCTTGACCTCAATACTGCGATTGCCCCCGTCTCCGGCGATGCTGCTCGGTTACAGCAAGTAGTGTGGAACTTGCTCGCCAATGCCGTCAAGTTTACCCCTAACGGTGGACAAGTTACCGTTGAATTGAGGCAGACCAACCAACTGGCTCAGATTCGGGTAATGGATACAGGCAAAGGCATCAATCCGCAGTTTTTGCCCCATGTGTTTGAGTATTTCCGTCAGGAAGACGGCTCGACCACCCGCAAATTTGGTGGGTTAGGGTTAGGGCTGGCGATCGTGCGGCAAGTTGTGGAGATGCATGGCGGCACCGTTTGGGCAGAGAGCGAGGGAGAGAATCGAGGCGCAACCTTTACCGTGGAGTTACCCCTCAGCCCGCAAGCACCATCAAACGAGTCGGGGCCAAACCGCGACAGTGTTACTACCGAGGCTCCTTTAAGCAACCTGCAAATCCTGCTGGTGGATGATGAGACCGATACTCGCGAGTTTCAGGCGTTTCTGCTGGAACAAAGTGGAGCTAGCGTGACAGCTGTTGCCTCTGGGTTTGAGGCGCTGCAAGCCCTGGATCGGTTTACTCCCGATGTGTTAGTAAGTGACGTGGGCATGTCGGAAATGGACGGCTATATGCTGATGCAACAGATTCGATCGCGCCCTCCTGACAAAGGTGGCATGATTCCGGCGATCGCCCTGACTGCTTACGCGAGAGATTTCGACCAACAGCAAGCATTGCAGGCTGGATTTCAACGGCACATCACAAAACCGATCGAACCCGACAAGTTAATCCTGGAAGTTGCGATGTTAATTCAAAGGAGCACAAATGACTGA
- a CDS encoding response regulator, translating into MNQPLCILLVDDNPDDRLLLCHELEQEFPDLKVQEILEAKGLEQALVAGEFDLAITDYQLNWTDGIQILEAIKSRDSFCPVVMFTGTGNEEIAVKAMKAGLDDYLLKAPSRYPRIRAAVRLALERAETRRALARAQAEQVELLQREQAARAEAEAANRLKDEFLATLSHELRTPLNAMMGWTQLMVTQRLNEQTFNRAAEVIHRNTRMLAQLIEDLLDVSCAITGKLQLNSHPTELIPAIKAAIDTVQATAIAKRIHLSSRLDASVGMILGDASRLQQVVWNLLINAIKFTPEGGRVEVRLEQVEEAGAESQKLADNLTAIPDSAYAQITVSDTGKGISSDVLPFIFERFRQADGSTTRKYGGLGLGLAIVRNLVELHGGSVYAESQGEGQGTTFTVKFPLMETNPAVEQKLTPLEEPLNLSGVQILVVDDELDTLELIGFVLGQAGATVTKASSAQAALEAFRQLRPSILVCDIAMPEMDGYMLIQQIRTMPNLGQVLAIALTAYARKLDQQQAIAAGFQQHLAKPVEPEVLVREIANLLKHN; encoded by the coding sequence ATGAATCAACCCCTATGCATTCTGCTTGTTGATGATAACCCGGACGATCGATTGCTGCTGTGCCATGAGCTAGAGCAGGAATTTCCGGATCTGAAGGTGCAGGAGATTTTAGAAGCGAAGGGGTTGGAGCAAGCGCTGGTAGCAGGCGAATTTGATTTAGCCATTACCGATTATCAATTGAACTGGACGGATGGGATTCAGATTCTCGAAGCTATTAAATCGCGTGATTCCTTCTGCCCAGTTGTCATGTTCACAGGAACCGGGAACGAAGAAATTGCAGTCAAGGCAATGAAAGCCGGACTGGATGATTATCTGCTCAAAGCACCTAGCCGCTATCCTCGCATTCGAGCCGCAGTCCGGCTGGCATTGGAACGAGCTGAAACTCGTCGTGCCCTAGCGCGTGCCCAAGCAGAACAGGTCGAACTGTTGCAGCGGGAGCAGGCTGCGCGTGCAGAAGCAGAAGCCGCGAACCGCCTCAAAGATGAATTTTTAGCAACGCTTTCCCATGAACTCCGTACCCCGCTCAATGCGATGATGGGTTGGACTCAATTAATGGTCACTCAACGGCTGAACGAGCAGACGTTTAATCGTGCCGCAGAGGTGATTCACCGCAACACAAGAATGTTGGCGCAACTCATTGAAGACTTGCTCGATGTTTCTTGTGCCATTACCGGAAAACTTCAGCTCAACTCCCACCCGACTGAACTGATTCCCGCGATCAAAGCAGCAATCGACACGGTACAGGCAACAGCGATCGCCAAGCGAATTCACCTCTCGTCTCGCTTAGATGCTTCCGTAGGCATGATTTTAGGAGATGCCAGTCGCTTACAGCAAGTTGTTTGGAATCTCCTTATCAATGCCATCAAGTTCACACCAGAAGGAGGACGAGTAGAGGTCAGGCTAGAACAAGTAGAAGAGGCAGGAGCCGAGAGTCAAAAACTAGCGGATAATTTAACTGCGATCCCTGATTCCGCTTACGCTCAAATTACCGTTAGTGATACCGGAAAGGGTATTTCCAGCGATGTTCTGCCCTTTATTTTTGAGCGATTTCGTCAAGCCGATGGTTCAACCACCCGAAAATATGGTGGCTTGGGTTTAGGGTTAGCGATCGTGCGTAACCTTGTCGAACTGCATGGAGGAAGTGTTTATGCCGAAAGCCAGGGAGAAGGGCAAGGGACGACTTTTACAGTCAAATTCCCGTTAATGGAAACAAATCCAGCAGTGGAGCAGAAATTAACCCCGTTAGAAGAGCCTCTCAATTTAAGTGGAGTTCAAATCCTGGTCGTAGACGATGAACTGGACACGCTTGAACTCATTGGCTTCGTACTGGGGCAAGCTGGCGCGACAGTGACGAAAGCTTCATCGGCACAAGCAGCGCTAGAAGCCTTCAGGCAGTTACGACCCAGTATTTTGGTGTGTGATATTGCCATGCCTGAAATGGATGGCTATATGCTGATTCAACAGATTAGAACGATGCCTAACCTGGGGCAGGTTTTAGCCATTGCTCTGACTGCTTACGCCAGAAAACTCGACCAACAACAAGCGATCGCCGCTGGCTTTCAACAGCATCTAGCGAAGCCTGTAGAACCAGAGGTATTAGTGAGAGAAATTGCTAACCTGCTTAAACACAACTGA
- a CDS encoding ATP-binding protein produces the protein MMHETKMATSNSVNQVFRDGEMASRINAFDWSQTSLGAIESWSQSLKSLVKTLLASRYPMVLTWGPNFTQFYNDAYSQLIGDKHPSALGIDIRVTLAESWDTLGPMIEQVMLTGIANWTPALLLVMQRSGYREESYFSVSHAPAEDDSGQIVGMLAVCSEVTQQILGERRLRLLRDLSSKAGGVQSVETICQDVMVTFTQFLIDVPFALLYLREPDGKTLRLYRAVGLQIGEAVSPQSVELGAGSNDIWSLDKAALGKTIWVEAVDRHITVLGGLLNEPVQSALVLPIASSGQKAPLGVLVAGVSPNRALDEGYRSFYELLAGQVSVLIRNAQVHEEERQRAEALAELDRAKTTFFNNVSHEFRTPLTLMLSPTEEALADVNDPLSPRQQERIKVVHRNSQRLLKLVNTLLDFSRIEADRIQANYEPTDLSSYTAELASVFRSMIESAGMSFIVDCTLLPDPVYVDREMWEKIVFNLLSNAFKFTLTGEIAIAIRPKENTVELTVRDTGTGIPAAELPRLFERFYRVKGARGRSYEGSGIGLSLVQELVKLHGGTIGVTSEVGQGTTFTVTIPTGTAHLPTEQIGAASTLASTAINASAFVEEALRWLPAEGESVEFSVLNSELEENSLTQNSKLKTQNSQTARILLADDNADMRDYVKRLLSNSDERGGVHCYEVKAVTDGAAALAAAQQFSPDLVLTDVMMPGLDGFELLRALRADPHTREIPIILLSARAGEESRVEGLEAGADDYLTKPFSARELLAHVDANLRLGQLRREAMQRRVRNILESITDGFIALDREWHYIYVNQKAETLLQRRQIDLLGKTIWEEFPDVIGSPLETSVRQAVAEQVTVDLELFYAPFNTWFEVHCYPLSEGLSIYFRDISERQAALRERKQAEEALQQLNETLEQRVQERTVELQEANQELEAFTYSVSHDLRAPLRSIQGLARIFLKDYVKQLDEKGQNYAQRINTAAARLDTLIQDLLVYSRLSRAEIHLQPLNLTTVVEESLVQLETVIQEQQAQITVQNPLPVVLGHRATLVQTISNLLSNAIKFIEADVQPQITVWAEQQEGWVRLWIEDKGIGIAPQHQQRIFQIFERLHGVEVYPGTGVGLAIAHKGIERMGGQIGVESQVGQGSRFWIELQEGQT, from the coding sequence ATGATGCATGAGACAAAAATGGCAACCTCTAATAGCGTTAATCAGGTCTTTAGGGACGGAGAGATGGCATCTCGGATCAACGCCTTTGATTGGTCGCAAACTTCATTGGGAGCCATTGAATCCTGGTCGCAGAGTCTCAAGTCGTTGGTTAAAACACTACTTGCTTCGCGCTACCCAATGGTGCTCACTTGGGGACCCAACTTTACGCAGTTCTATAATGATGCCTACTCACAGCTCATTGGCGATAAGCATCCATCTGCCTTGGGGATTGACATCCGCGTCACGCTAGCAGAGTCCTGGGACACCCTCGGTCCGATGATTGAACAGGTGATGTTAACGGGTATTGCCAATTGGACACCTGCACTGCTACTCGTGATGCAGCGATCAGGTTATCGGGAGGAGTCTTACTTCAGCGTTTCCCATGCCCCTGCTGAAGACGACTCTGGTCAGATTGTAGGAATGCTTGCAGTTTGTAGTGAAGTGACGCAGCAAATTTTAGGAGAGCGACGGCTACGGCTGCTGCGCGATCTCTCCTCAAAAGCGGGTGGCGTGCAAAGCGTTGAAACAATTTGTCAAGATGTGATGGTAACGTTCACACAATTTCTAATCGATGTTCCATTTGCCCTGCTCTATTTGCGCGAACCCGACGGCAAGACGTTGAGACTATACAGAGCAGTTGGTCTGCAAATAGGAGAAGCCGTGAGTCCTCAATCCGTTGAGTTAGGGGCAGGCAGTAACGATATCTGGTCGCTGGACAAGGCAGCACTGGGCAAAACGATCTGGGTTGAAGCGGTTGATCGCCACATTACTGTACTAGGCGGATTATTGAACGAACCCGTTCAATCTGCCCTGGTGCTGCCGATCGCTTCGTCTGGGCAAAAGGCTCCACTGGGGGTATTGGTAGCAGGCGTTAGTCCAAACCGGGCGCTAGATGAAGGGTATCGATCGTTCTATGAACTGCTAGCAGGTCAGGTCTCGGTCTTAATTCGCAACGCTCAGGTTCATGAAGAAGAACGACAACGGGCAGAAGCACTAGCAGAACTCGATCGCGCCAAAACCACCTTTTTCAACAATGTCAGCCATGAATTTCGCACACCGCTCACTCTCATGTTAAGTCCAACAGAAGAGGCATTGGCAGATGTCAACGATCCGCTTTCTCCCCGACAACAAGAACGAATTAAAGTTGTCCATCGCAATAGTCAGCGATTGCTGAAGCTAGTTAACACACTGCTCGACTTTTCCCGCATTGAAGCCGATCGGATTCAAGCAAATTATGAACCCACTGATCTATCAAGCTATACGGCTGAGCTAGCAAGCGTTTTTCGTTCGATGATCGAAAGTGCAGGAATGTCATTCATTGTCGATTGTACCCTGCTACCAGATCCCGTTTACGTCGATCGCGAGATGTGGGAAAAGATTGTTTTCAACCTGCTCTCGAATGCGTTCAAGTTCACATTAACAGGGGAGATCGCCATCGCCATTAGACCCAAAGAAAACACAGTTGAACTAACGGTGCGAGACACGGGTACAGGCATTCCAGCCGCAGAATTACCTCGCCTGTTTGAAAGGTTCTACCGAGTCAAAGGGGCACGGGGACGCAGCTATGAAGGCTCTGGTATCGGGCTATCGCTGGTGCAAGAACTTGTCAAGTTGCACGGTGGCACGATCGGCGTAACCAGCGAAGTGGGTCAAGGCACCACCTTCACTGTAACCATTCCTACGGGAACCGCTCACTTGCCAACTGAGCAGATCGGTGCCGCCTCAACACTGGCATCTACGGCGATAAATGCGAGTGCGTTTGTAGAGGAAGCCCTGCGTTGGCTACCCGCCGAAGGCGAGAGTGTTGAGTTCTCAGTTCTCAATTCTGAGTTAGAAGAAAACTCTTTAACTCAAAACTCAAAACTCAAAACTCAAAACTCTCAAACTGCTCGAATTCTGCTGGCTGATGACAATGCTGACATGCGCGACTATGTGAAACGGTTGTTAAGCAATAGCGATGAACGCGGAGGCGTTCATTGCTACGAAGTCAAAGCTGTCACTGATGGCGCTGCCGCTTTAGCTGCCGCTCAACAATTTTCACCTGACCTTGTATTAACCGATGTCATGATGCCAGGGCTTGATGGATTTGAGTTACTGCGAGCGTTGCGGGCTGATCCTCATACCAGGGAAATCCCAATTATTTTGCTCTCTGCTCGTGCAGGAGAAGAATCGCGGGTGGAAGGATTAGAAGCGGGAGCCGACGACTATCTGACTAAACCTTTCTCTGCTCGTGAGTTGCTGGCGCATGTAGATGCCAATTTGAGACTAGGACAACTCCGACGAGAAGCAATGCAGCGACGGGTTCGGAACATTCTAGAAAGCATCACCGATGGATTTATTGCGTTAGATCGCGAGTGGCACTATATCTACGTCAACCAAAAGGCTGAGACGCTTCTACAAAGACGACAGATCGATTTACTGGGCAAAACGATCTGGGAAGAATTTCCCGATGTCATTGGCTCACCATTAGAAACGAGCGTTCGTCAAGCGGTAGCCGAGCAAGTCACAGTCGATTTAGAGCTTTTCTACGCTCCCTTCAATACCTGGTTTGAGGTTCACTGCTACCCCTTGAGCGAAGGATTGTCGATTTACTTTCGAGACATTAGCGAACGGCAAGCCGCGCTGCGCGAACGCAAACAAGCTGAAGAAGCTTTGCAGCAACTTAATGAAACCCTGGAACAGCGAGTGCAAGAACGTACAGTAGAACTTCAGGAAGCAAATCAAGAACTGGAAGCCTTTACCTATTCGGTTTCTCACGATTTGCGAGCACCGCTGCGATCAATTCAAGGACTCGCCCGCATCTTTTTGAAGGATTACGTTAAACAACTCGATGAAAAGGGACAAAACTATGCCCAACGCATCAATACAGCCGCCGCTCGACTCGATACGCTAATTCAAGATTTGCTGGTATACAGCCGTCTGAGTCGCGCTGAAATTCACCTTCAGCCGCTTAATCTAACTACCGTTGTCGAGGAATCGCTGGTGCAACTAGAAACGGTCATACAAGAACAACAGGCACAGATTACAGTGCAAAATCCACTTCCAGTCGTGCTAGGGCATCGGGCAACGTTGGTACAAACCATCAGTAATCTACTCAGCAATGCCATCAAGTTTATAGAAGCTGATGTTCAGCCCCAAATTACGGTGTGGGCAGAGCAGCAAGAAGGGTGGGTACGCCTTTGGATTGAAGACAAGGGCATCGGCATTGCACCTCAACACCAGCAACGAATCTTCCAGATTTTTGAGCGGTTACATGGCGTGGAGGTTTATCCGGGTACGGGTGTGGGGCTGGCGATCGCACACAAAGGCATTGAACGCATGGGTGGACAAATCGGAGTGGAATCGCAAGTGGGTCAGGGTAGCCGCTTTTGGATTGAGTTGCAGGAGGGACAAACGTGA
- a CDS encoding response regulator: MTNLGNYMLLVVEDNEDDILFIERAFEEANLRNPLQILRDGDSAVDYLSGVGEYADRDRYPLPPLILLDIRLPRRSGLEVLTWIKQQPGLRRLPVVMLTTSRENADINRAYDLGANSYLLKPVEPDDLREMVKTLNFYWLILNQRPDIENG; the protein is encoded by the coding sequence GTGACAAATCTAGGCAACTACATGCTGTTGGTGGTAGAGGATAACGAGGATGATATTCTCTTCATTGAACGGGCATTTGAGGAGGCGAACTTAAGGAATCCGCTTCAGATTCTCCGAGATGGAGATAGTGCGGTAGATTACCTCTCAGGAGTAGGTGAGTATGCAGACCGCGATCGCTATCCCCTGCCACCCCTCATTTTGCTCGACATCCGGTTGCCTCGTCGCTCTGGATTGGAGGTTTTAACCTGGATCAAGCAACAGCCCGGATTGCGTCGCCTACCTGTAGTGATGCTTACCACGTCTAGAGAAAATGCTGATATTAATCGGGCCTATGATCTAGGAGCCAATTCCTACTTGCTGAAGCCCGTTGAACCAGATGATTTGAGGGAGATGGTTAAGACGCTTAACTTCTATTGGTTGATTCTCAATCAGCGTCCTGACATAGAAAATGGTTAA